Sequence from the Catenuloplanes indicus genome:
ACCCGCAGCTCACGTTCCGCAGCACCGGCCTGGCCGAGATCAGCGGCAACGAGTTCAAGCTGCACGGCGACCTGACGATCAAGGACGTCACCCGCCGCGTCGAGCTGGACGTCGAGTTCGAGGGCGTCAGCAAGTCCCCGTGGGGTCAGGAGGTCATCGGCTTCTCCGCGACGACCGAGATCGACCGCGAGGAGTTCGGCATCACCTGGAACCAGAACCTGGAGACCGGCGGCGTGCTCGTCGGCAAGAAGGTCAAGATCGAGATCGAGGCCGAGGCCATCCGCCGCGCCTGATCTTTCGTGAAAACCCCCGGCCGCCCGCACGGCCGGGGGTTTTTGCTATCTCTGGGAATCCCATGCACGTGGGAAGTGATCTATCCAGCACTAGAGGTGACACGTTCCCGTGTGGCATGGTGGACAGAGCGTCCCGTAACGCTTACGGGACGTTGTGACTCACTTTGTCTTCCTGAGCTGCGTCGCTCACCCACATAGATCCGTCACTGCCGTGCGCCGGGAGGACAGATGGGCAAGGACGTCTCCTCAGCCGCTTTCACCAGGGAAGACAGGGTTCAGTACCGGCGGAAGGTGCGCCGGTGCCTTGACGTCTTCGCCCTGATGCTCGACGACTTCGCGTTCGACGCCGAGCGCCCGACCACCGGACTCGAGATCGAGCTCAACCTGATCGACGCCGACGCCGAGCCCGCGATGCGCAACGCCGAAGTGCTCGCCACCATGGACGATCCGCTGTTCCAGACCGAGCTTGCCCGGTTCAACCTGGAGCTGAACGCATCGCCTCGGCTGATCGCCGGCACCGGCTTCGCCGACTACGAGCACGCGCTGCGCACCAGCCTGGATCGCGCGGAGGACCGGGCCGGCAAGTCCGACTCGCGGATCATGATGGTCGGTGTGCTGCCCACGCTCACCGAGCGGCACACGGTCGTCGAGAACCTCTCCGCCAACCCGCGCTACCACGCGCTCAACGACCAGATCATGGCCGCTCGCGGCGAGGCGCTGGACCTGGACATCCGCGGTGCGGAGCGGGTCCGCTCGTACGTCGACTCGATCGCGGCCGAGGGCGCCTGCACCAGCGTTCAGTTCCACCTCCAGGTCGCGCCGGACACGTTCGCCGCGTACTGGAACGCCGCCCAGGCCGTTGCCGCGGCCCAGGTCGCGGTCGGGGCGAACTCGCCGTTCCTCTACGGCCGCCGGCTGTGGGCGGAGACCCGGATAGCGCTTTTCGAACAGTCCACCGACACCCGCCCGGACGAACTACGAGCCCAGGGGGTACGCCCGCGGGTGTGGTTCGGCGAGCGCTGGATCACCTCGATCTTCGACCTGTTCGAGGAGAACGTGCGGTACTTCCCACCGCTGCTGCCGATCCTGGACGACGAGGACCCGGTCGCGGTGCTGCACGACGGCGGCGTGCCCAACCTCGGCGAGTTGCGGCTGCACAACGGCACCGTCTACCGGTGGAACCGGCCGGTCTACGACATCATGAACGGCCGGCCGCACCTGCGGGTGGAGAACCGGGTGCTCCCGGCCGGGCCGACCGTGGTCGACATCCTGGCCAACGCCGCGTTCTACTTCGGGCTGGTCCGCGCGCTGGCCGAGGCGGAGCGGCCGATCTGGTCGCAGCTCACGTTCAGCTCGGCCGAGGAGAACTTCCACCGGGCCGCGCGGCACGGGCTCGACGGGTACATCAACTGGCCCGGCATGGGCGAGACGCAGGCGGACAAGCTGATCCTGGACACGCTGCTGCCGATGGCGTACGACGGACTGGACCGCTTCGGCGTCGACCCGGCCGAGCGGGACCGGCTCCTCGGGGTGATCGAGGGCCGGTGCCGCACCGGGCAGACCGGGGCCGGCTGGCAGACCGCCCGGGTCACGGACGCGGAGCGCCGTGGCCGCAGCCGCGACCAGGCCCTGCACGAGATGGTCCTCGCCTACACCGAACTCCAGCGTACGAACGAGCCGGTCCACCTCTGGCCATGCTAGCTGGCCGTCGCTGCCCGCGCCGGTGCGGTCAGTCCTTGGTATCGGGCTTGGACGGGGGTACCGGCTTCGGCTTGACCGAGGCGCGGGCCCGGCCGGTGGGCTTGGGCTGCTGATCGGTGACGAGCTCAGGAGCCGGCGGCTTGTCGGCGGGCTTGTCCGCCGGGGACGGGCGTTTCGGCCGTGACTTCGGGGCCGTGCCGTCCTCCTCGTCGGCCAGGCCGAGCGTTGGCCGCTCCGATTTGG
This genomic interval carries:
- a CDS encoding YceI family protein, with the protein product MSDLNVRDYNGVSIPAAGVYDIDPDHSRVGFVAKHLVVSKVRGQFKTVTGVVTIAEDPLESSVTADIDAGSIDTNQGDRDGHLKSGDFLDIEKYPQLTFRSTGLAEISGNEFKLHGDLTIKDVTRRVELDVEFEGVSKSPWGQEVIGFSATTEIDREEFGITWNQNLETGGVLVGKKVKIEIEAEAIRRA
- a CDS encoding glutamate--cysteine ligase, which translates into the protein MGKDVSSAAFTREDRVQYRRKVRRCLDVFALMLDDFAFDAERPTTGLEIELNLIDADAEPAMRNAEVLATMDDPLFQTELARFNLELNASPRLIAGTGFADYEHALRTSLDRAEDRAGKSDSRIMMVGVLPTLTERHTVVENLSANPRYHALNDQIMAARGEALDLDIRGAERVRSYVDSIAAEGACTSVQFHLQVAPDTFAAYWNAAQAVAAAQVAVGANSPFLYGRRLWAETRIALFEQSTDTRPDELRAQGVRPRVWFGERWITSIFDLFEENVRYFPPLLPILDDEDPVAVLHDGGVPNLGELRLHNGTVYRWNRPVYDIMNGRPHLRVENRVLPAGPTVVDILANAAFYFGLVRALAEAERPIWSQLTFSSAEENFHRAARHGLDGYINWPGMGETQADKLILDTLLPMAYDGLDRFGVDPAERDRLLGVIEGRCRTGQTGAGWQTARVTDAERRGRSRDQALHEMVLAYTELQRTNEPVHLWPC